One window of the Burkholderia sp. FERM BP-3421 genome contains the following:
- a CDS encoding 2-hydroxyacid dehydrogenase, producing the protein MKPTLLVLIPLRPPAHAALSHAFELRHAADPASRAAAFATPDPAVRAVLTNGSTGLRADEIDRLPGVELIGALGAGHENIARDHAHARGIAVVNGAGTNDACVADHAFALLLAVVRGIVRLDAACRAGVWRDALPMQPNLSGRRLGILGLGHIGAHVARRALGFDLALGYHSRRRRDGVAHRYFDSPEALARWADFVVVSTPGGAATRHLVDARVLDALGPQGYLVNVSRGSVVDTAALADALRARRIAGAGLDVYEGEPQPPAALLDLDNVVLTPHVGGTSPEAVDAAVRLFVDNAARHFAGEALLTPI; encoded by the coding sequence ATGAAGCCGACGCTGCTCGTGCTGATTCCGCTGCGCCCGCCCGCGCATGCGGCGCTCTCCCATGCATTCGAATTGCGCCACGCGGCCGATCCGGCGTCGCGCGCGGCTGCGTTCGCCACCCCCGATCCCGCCGTGCGCGCGGTGCTGACCAACGGCAGCACCGGCTTGCGCGCGGACGAGATCGACCGGCTGCCGGGCGTCGAGCTGATCGGCGCGCTCGGCGCGGGCCATGAAAACATCGCGCGCGACCACGCGCATGCGCGCGGCATCGCGGTGGTCAACGGCGCGGGCACCAACGACGCGTGCGTCGCCGATCACGCGTTCGCGCTGCTGCTCGCCGTGGTGCGCGGCATCGTGCGCCTCGATGCCGCGTGTCGCGCGGGCGTGTGGCGCGATGCGCTGCCGATGCAGCCGAACCTGTCCGGCAGGCGGCTCGGGATTCTCGGGCTCGGTCATATCGGCGCGCATGTCGCGCGGCGCGCGCTCGGCTTCGACCTGGCGCTCGGCTATCACAGCCGCCGGCGGCGTGACGGCGTCGCGCATCGCTATTTCGATTCGCCCGAAGCGCTCGCGCGCTGGGCCGATTTCGTCGTGGTGTCGACGCCGGGCGGGGCGGCCACCCGGCACCTCGTCGATGCGCGCGTGCTCGACGCGCTTGGCCCGCAAGGCTATCTCGTCAATGTGTCGCGCGGCAGCGTCGTCGACACGGCCGCGCTCGCCGACGCGTTGCGCGCGCGGCGCATCGCGGGCGCGGGGCTCGATGTCTACGAGGGCGAACCGCAGCCGCCCGCCGCGCTGCTCGACCTCGACAACGTCGTGCTGACGCCGCACGTCGGCGGCACCTCGCCCGAGGCGGTCGACGCGGCGGTGCGCCTGTTCGTCGACAACGCCGCGCGGCATTTCGCCGGCGAAGCCCTGCTGACGCCGATCTGA
- a CDS encoding Acg family FMN-binding oxidoreductase, with the protein MPPDALPLSDEDDPRGASLHALLRYAILAPSSHNSQPWRFVVDDRTIAVCADRVRALPVVDPYDRELLISCGAALLNLRVALHHAGFAHTIQSFPSDVDPDVLALVRIDAHGHLDPALAALLPAIPLRVTTRLPFSSAAVPERVVQALVEAGAAEGAEVACVSDADERARVAGLVAQADREQFADPRFRRELASWIDARRHGDGMPAYAAGAPALLDFATPLAASAIRTFDLGDGLAARHLALAHGAPLLACIATTRDDRDAWLSAGQALERMLLVAAQAGFTASYLNQPIEVETLRARLGQLLGLNGAPQLLLRIGQGPRMPHAPRRPLDAVVS; encoded by the coding sequence ATGCCTCCCGACGCCCTGCCTCTGTCCGACGAGGACGATCCGCGCGGCGCTTCGCTGCACGCGCTGCTGCGCTACGCGATCCTCGCGCCGTCGAGCCACAACTCGCAGCCCTGGCGCTTCGTCGTCGACGATCGCACGATCGCCGTGTGCGCGGACCGCGTGCGCGCGCTGCCGGTGGTCGACCCCTACGACCGCGAACTGCTGATCAGCTGCGGCGCGGCGCTGCTGAACCTGCGCGTCGCGCTGCATCACGCCGGCTTCGCGCACACGATCCAGTCCTTTCCGTCCGACGTCGATCCCGACGTGCTCGCGCTCGTGCGCATCGACGCGCACGGCCACCTCGATCCGGCGCTCGCCGCCCTGCTGCCCGCCATCCCGCTGCGCGTCACCACGCGTCTGCCGTTCTCCAGCGCCGCGGTGCCGGAACGCGTCGTGCAGGCGCTGGTCGAAGCGGGCGCCGCCGAGGGGGCGGAAGTGGCCTGCGTGAGCGATGCGGACGAGCGCGCGCGGGTCGCGGGGCTGGTCGCGCAGGCGGACCGCGAGCAGTTCGCGGACCCGCGCTTCCGCCGCGAGCTGGCCAGCTGGATCGATGCGCGCCGCCACGGCGACGGCATGCCCGCCTATGCGGCCGGCGCGCCGGCGCTGCTCGATTTCGCGACGCCGCTCGCCGCCTCCGCGATCCGCACCTTCGATCTCGGCGACGGCCTCGCGGCGCGCCATCTCGCGCTCGCGCACGGCGCGCCGCTGCTCGCCTGCATCGCGACCACGCGCGACGACCGCGACGCCTGGCTCTCGGCCGGGCAGGCGCTCGAACGCATGCTGCTGGTCGCCGCGCAGGCCGGCTTCACGGCGTCGTACCTGAACCAGCCGATCGAGGTCGAGACCTTGCGCGCGCGCCTCGGCCAGCTGCTCGGGCTCAACGGCGCGCCGCAGTTGCTGCTGCGCATCGGCCAGGGGCCGCGCATGCCGCACGCGCCACGCCGGCCGCTGGACGCGGTGGTGTCGTGA
- a CDS encoding DUF3562 domain-containing protein, with protein MRHEWLTDALRDAARELAIPDDALTRWYDEARAQLEAGARIHDYVRVFALRRVRDRLNAARLR; from the coding sequence ATGCGGCACGAATGGCTGACCGACGCGCTGCGCGACGCGGCCCGGGAACTGGCGATCCCGGACGACGCATTGACACGCTGGTACGACGAGGCGCGCGCGCAACTCGAAGCGGGCGCGCGGATTCACGATTACGTGCGCGTGTTCGCGTTGCGGCGCGTGCGCGATCGGTTGAACGCGGCGCGGCTACGCTAG
- a CDS encoding DUF3564 family protein produces the protein MRITVHLDAFDRHPNTYAILWFDKSHHRWSREGHAGLSLPAGGLLACVHGATRLAAQPGGEFDCVLEGLDLTHVDGPFEGETGIARWRATPEARAALGVWHVQCIDADRAPSA, from the coding sequence GTGCGCATCACCGTTCATCTCGATGCATTCGACCGGCACCCGAACACCTACGCGATCCTGTGGTTCGACAAATCGCATCATCGCTGGTCGCGCGAAGGCCATGCGGGGCTCAGCCTGCCCGCCGGCGGGCTGCTCGCCTGCGTCCACGGCGCGACGCGCCTCGCCGCGCAACCGGGCGGCGAATTCGACTGCGTGCTCGAAGGGCTCGACCTGACGCATGTCGACGGGCCGTTCGAAGGCGAGACCGGCATCGCGCGCTGGCGCGCGACGCCCGAAGCGCGCGCGGCGCTCGGCGTCTGGCATGTGCAGTGCATCGACGCGGATCGCGCGCCGTCCGCCTGA
- a CDS encoding fimbria/pilus outer membrane usher protein: protein MLDEQNDDRAALDGARAARAQGPSASARRARLGRLAGAAGCWLALAVQAQTGSPAGEPARDAMLYLDLVVNERDSGQIVAVRLRGGAYAIRAGDLARASVRIEAPADQWLDLGRLDGVTMEYESTLQRLKLTVPPGWLPHQQLGAANSRERAPAEVSFGALFNYDVYAAASAQGRNRASAWLEQRVFDRWGALVNNGVYHADGSVPGARYMRYDTSWRYADEDRMRTYAAGDLITGALPWSSAVRVGGVSIARDFSVRPDLVTYPLPRFSGQAAVPTSVDLFINGSRAASGQAQPGPFTMDNGPFINGAGEATLVTTDALGRRVETLVPFYVANTLLRRGWSSYALDAGFVRRDYGLRSFAYGRFAVSGVVRHGVTDRLTAEAHAEGGARLALGGAGLTLGLGQLGVVNAARAYGRVDGAGGWQQAFGYSYTAQRGSVAVQRVLRTPGYGDLSVQRQAGPGSRARLARASTQATGALSFGRAGGTLGAGYFEMRGADGGRHRVLNLSYSRPLMRGATLYAALNRTLGERGASAQLELIVPLGAYGVATGGVVRDTDGRISERLQYSRGVPSDGGFGWTLGYAGGGARYRQADLAWRHRALHVQGGVYSHGAENRYTRWGEAQGALVWMDGAWLAANRVDDAFVVVSTDGARGVPVRYENQPVGVTDRSGHLLVPWAPSYYAAKYEIDPLDLPSDVRAPATERRVAVRERAGALVRFPLRRVAAARVALVDADGLPLRAGLRVTHIESGGTSLVGWGGETYFENLAATNRMRVAWPDGRACEVAFAFDAAASGARRVGPLRCDATR from the coding sequence TTGCTTGACGAACAGAATGACGACCGCGCCGCGCTCGACGGTGCGAGGGCGGCGCGCGCCCAAGGGCCAAGTGCGTCCGCGCGCCGGGCGCGGCTCGGCCGACTCGCGGGCGCGGCCGGCTGCTGGCTGGCCTTGGCCGTGCAGGCGCAGACGGGCTCGCCCGCCGGTGAGCCCGCGCGCGACGCGATGCTGTATCTGGACTTGGTCGTCAACGAGCGCGACTCGGGGCAGATCGTCGCGGTGCGGCTGCGCGGCGGCGCATATGCGATCCGCGCGGGCGATCTCGCGCGGGCATCGGTGCGGATAGAGGCGCCGGCTGATCAGTGGCTCGATCTCGGCCGGCTCGACGGGGTGACGATGGAATACGAAAGTACGCTGCAGCGATTGAAACTGACGGTGCCGCCCGGCTGGCTGCCGCATCAGCAACTGGGCGCGGCCAATTCGCGCGAGCGGGCGCCGGCCGAGGTGAGTTTCGGCGCGTTGTTCAACTACGACGTCTACGCGGCGGCGTCGGCGCAAGGCCGCAACCGCGCGTCCGCGTGGCTCGAGCAACGCGTGTTCGACCGCTGGGGCGCGCTCGTCAATAATGGGGTGTACCACGCGGACGGCAGCGTCCCGGGCGCGCGCTATATGCGCTACGACACGTCCTGGCGCTACGCCGACGAGGACCGCATGCGCACCTATGCCGCGGGCGACCTGATCACGGGCGCGCTGCCGTGGAGCAGCGCGGTGCGCGTGGGCGGCGTGTCGATCGCACGCGACTTCTCGGTGCGGCCCGATCTCGTCACGTACCCGCTGCCGCGCTTTTCCGGGCAGGCCGCGGTGCCGACCAGCGTCGATCTGTTCATCAACGGCAGTCGCGCCGCGAGCGGCCAGGCGCAGCCGGGGCCGTTCACGATGGACAACGGGCCGTTCATCAACGGCGCGGGCGAGGCGACGCTCGTTACCACCGATGCGCTCGGCCGGCGGGTCGAGACCCTCGTGCCGTTCTATGTCGCGAACACCTTGCTGCGGCGCGGCTGGTCCTCGTATGCGCTCGATGCGGGCTTCGTGCGGCGCGACTACGGCCTGCGGTCGTTCGCCTACGGGCGGTTCGCCGTATCCGGGGTAGTCCGCCACGGCGTGACCGACAGGCTGACGGCCGAGGCGCACGCCGAAGGCGGCGCGCGGCTCGCGCTCGGCGGCGCGGGCCTGACGCTCGGTCTCGGCCAGCTCGGCGTCGTCAACGCGGCGCGCGCGTACGGCCGTGTCGACGGTGCGGGCGGCTGGCAACAGGCGTTCGGCTACAGCTATACCGCGCAGCGCGGCAGTGTGGCGGTGCAGCGGGTGCTGCGCACGCCCGGCTATGGCGATCTGTCCGTGCAGCGGCAGGCGGGGCCGGGCAGCCGGGCCCGGCTCGCGCGCGCGAGCACGCAGGCGACGGGCGCGCTGAGTTTCGGCCGCGCGGGCGGGACGCTCGGCGCCGGCTACTTCGAGATGCGCGGCGCGGACGGTGGACGTCACCGGGTCTTGAACCTGTCGTATTCACGGCCGCTGATGCGGGGCGCGACGCTCTACGCCGCGCTGAACCGCACCCTCGGCGAACGCGGCGCGAGCGCGCAACTGGAGCTGATCGTGCCGCTCGGCGCTTACGGCGTGGCGACGGGCGGCGTGGTACGCGACACGGACGGGCGCATCAGCGAGCGGCTCCAGTACAGCCGCGGCGTGCCGAGCGACGGCGGGTTCGGCTGGACCCTCGGCTATGCCGGCGGCGGCGCGCGCTATCGGCAGGCCGACCTGGCCTGGCGCCATCGCGCGCTGCACGTGCAGGGCGGCGTCTACAGCCACGGCGCGGAGAATCGCTACACCCGCTGGGGCGAGGCGCAGGGCGCGCTCGTGTGGATGGACGGCGCGTGGCTCGCCGCGAATCGGGTCGACGACGCGTTCGTGGTCGTCAGCACCGACGGCGCGCGCGGCGTGCCGGTGCGCTACGAGAACCAGCCGGTCGGCGTGACGGACCGTTCCGGCCATCTGCTGGTGCCCTGGGCGCCGTCGTATTACGCGGCCAAGTACGAGATCGATCCGCTCGACCTGCCGTCCGACGTGCGCGCGCCGGCCACCGAGCGACGGGTCGCGGTGCGCGAGCGCGCCGGCGCGCTGGTGCGGTTCCCGCTGCGGCGGGTCGCGGCCGCGCGCGTCGCGCTGGTCGATGCGGACGGGCTGCCGTTGCGGGCCGGCTTGCGCGTCACCCACATCGAGAGCGGCGGAACCTCGCTCGTCGGCTGGGGTGGCGAGACCTACTTCGAGAACCTCGCGGCGACGAATCGCATGCGCGTCGCGTGGCCGGACGGACGCGCCTGCGAAGTCGCGTTCGCGTTCGACGCGGCCGCGTCGGGTGCGCGGCGGGTCGGCCCGCTGCGTTGCGACGCGACGCGCTGA
- a CDS encoding Csu type fimbrial protein translates to MPDAHADCAVVAAAPASFGTVTSFVLASQRQSTSTTSSGLSCSGAPAGLPAAGDFIEMTVVSRRGGRLAGPTGDRVPYQIHADANRAIPLNPDTAYNWASGRLLNLLGVFGGQSNLLPLYFQIPSGRNVAAGVYLDTLTFSWRWDYCAGIGAGGLCSRRDRGSGSASVQLSATVANDCVIHAPDLSFGAAPIVSNFATVTGSLALRCTKGMAYTVGIGAGGQPHANGRRQMADGAHRLQYDVFGPDGAVWRQADNRASSDGAADGQSSELFPYTAKIYPDQATPPVGAYTDSVIIDVRY, encoded by the coding sequence ATGCCGGATGCGCATGCCGACTGCGCGGTCGTCGCCGCGGCGCCGGCCTCGTTCGGCACCGTCACGTCGTTCGTGCTCGCGAGCCAGCGGCAGTCGACCTCGACGACGAGCAGCGGCCTGTCGTGCAGCGGCGCGCCGGCCGGCTTGCCGGCGGCGGGCGATTTTATCGAGATGACGGTCGTTTCACGGCGCGGGGGGCGTCTCGCGGGACCGACGGGCGATCGGGTGCCATACCAGATCCACGCGGATGCGAACCGCGCGATCCCGCTCAATCCCGACACGGCCTACAACTGGGCGAGCGGCCGCCTGCTGAACCTGCTCGGCGTTTTCGGCGGGCAATCGAACCTGCTGCCGCTCTATTTCCAGATCCCGTCGGGCCGAAACGTGGCGGCAGGCGTCTATCTGGACACGCTGACGTTCTCCTGGCGTTGGGACTATTGCGCGGGGATCGGTGCGGGGGGGCTGTGTTCGCGGCGCGACCGCGGCAGTGGTTCGGCGAGCGTGCAACTGTCGGCCACGGTCGCCAACGACTGCGTGATCCATGCGCCCGATCTCAGTTTCGGCGCGGCGCCGATCGTATCGAACTTCGCCACGGTCACGGGCAGTCTCGCACTGCGCTGCACGAAAGGCATGGCCTATACGGTCGGCATCGGCGCGGGCGGGCAGCCGCACGCGAACGGGCGGCGTCAGATGGCGGATGGCGCGCATCGCCTGCAATACGACGTGTTCGGTCCCGACGGCGCGGTATGGCGGCAGGCGGACAACCGGGCATCCAGCGACGGCGCGGCCGACGGCCAGTCGAGCGAACTGTTTCCCTATACCGCGAAGATCTATCCGGATCAGGCCACGCCGCCCGTCGGCGCGTATACCGACAGCGTGATCATCGACGTTCGCTACTAG
- a CDS encoding ATP-binding protein translates to MKRNGFVAGKHWRRVLTHAWLAGLAVWALAAFADCARGWGALWPAACGAAGHWLPPAPGLSALGVTGLVIAGLGGAWLTREARRTRAALRASREYLAMASHELRASANGMLALIELLPRGAFSADERRLLTHAQASGSTLARVLDDMLDYASIEAGQVTLRITRVDVRGWLEGALAPFGARARRKALGFRWRVADEVPARIVTDSDRLRQILVNLLDNAIKYTARGSVSLVVDVREVAQGAVTLVLTVDDTGAGIAGGDLARLFDPFARLGGEAARHTQGAGLGLPIARQLARALGGDVAVTSDARQGTRAEAWIRCGVVGARAARVARVDTGGADEGAAAAAARPHPRSAPASWGEASPGAAGGARLRVVASARAEADPSDASGGMAFGSMASGATACDATTSSAMVSGAAASGATACDATTSSAMVPGAAASGATACDATTSSALVPGAAASGATACDATTSSALVPGAAASGATACDATTSSAMVPGAVASGATACDATTSSAMVPGAAASGAMACDATTSSAMVSGATACDATTSSAMVPGAAASGATACDATTSSAMVLGTAASGATACDATTSSAMVSGAAVSGAAASGAAASGATACDATISSAMVPGAAASGATACDAATSSAMVPGTTASGAMTCDATTSSALVSGTAASGATTCGTTTSSATTSSTEGAMMRRGSGPSSSLRILAVDDHPLNRLALARQLSALGYDSRLCSDGALALAALEAAPFDAVLTDCVMPGMDGVALATAIGAHPDPRVRATPVIGVTALAARDEVARCIAAGMVVCLDKPTPLDTLRRALADVCAGGGGFDPGRLDSAALLDGIGCVPVRGACRREFLEAFACALEHDRATLEQHLRGVLPGNALRTWCHTARGTFGLFGQRHVDELLDELERRLDGEPDALRTAVGDVFAMIRHLQHRVASAAGERDAIVVSRQQKGE, encoded by the coding sequence ATGAAACGCAACGGCTTCGTCGCCGGAAAACATTGGCGCCGCGTACTCACGCATGCATGGCTGGCTGGGCTGGCGGTCTGGGCGCTGGCCGCGTTCGCGGACTGCGCGCGCGGCTGGGGCGCTTTATGGCCGGCAGCCTGCGGCGCGGCCGGCCACTGGCTGCCGCCCGCGCCGGGGCTGAGCGCGCTGGGCGTGACGGGGCTCGTGATCGCGGGTCTGGGCGGCGCGTGGTTGACCCGGGAGGCGCGGCGCACCCGTGCCGCGTTGCGGGCGAGCCGCGAGTACCTGGCGATGGCGAGCCACGAGCTGCGCGCGTCCGCCAACGGCATGCTCGCGTTGATCGAACTGTTGCCGCGCGGCGCATTCTCGGCGGACGAGCGGCGTCTGCTCACGCATGCCCAGGCGTCCGGCAGCACGCTCGCGCGGGTGCTCGACGACATGCTCGACTACGCGAGCATCGAGGCCGGCCAGGTGACGCTGCGGATCACGCGCGTCGACGTGCGCGGCTGGCTCGAAGGGGCGCTTGCGCCGTTCGGCGCACGGGCGCGGCGCAAGGCCCTCGGTTTTCGCTGGCGGGTCGCGGATGAGGTGCCGGCGCGCATCGTCACCGACAGCGACCGATTGCGGCAGATCCTCGTCAATCTGCTCGACAACGCGATCAAGTACACCGCGCGCGGCAGCGTGTCGCTCGTCGTCGACGTGCGCGAGGTCGCGCAGGGCGCGGTGACGCTCGTGCTGACCGTGGACGACACGGGCGCGGGCATCGCGGGCGGCGATCTCGCGCGGCTGTTCGATCCGTTCGCTCGGCTCGGCGGCGAGGCCGCGCGGCACACGCAGGGCGCGGGGCTCGGCTTGCCGATCGCGCGCCAGCTGGCCCGCGCGCTCGGCGGCGACGTCGCGGTGACGAGTGACGCGCGGCAGGGCACGCGGGCCGAGGCCTGGATTCGCTGTGGGGTCGTCGGGGCGCGCGCCGCCCGGGTGGCGCGGGTGGATACCGGTGGCGCGGACGAGGGCGCGGCCGCGGCCGCCGCACGGCCACACCCTCGGTCCGCGCCGGCATCGTGGGGCGAGGCGTCGCCCGGGGCGGCCGGCGGCGCCCGGCTGCGCGTCGTCGCGTCTGCCCGGGCGGAGGCTGATCCGTCGGACGCGTCTGGAGGGATGGCGTTTGGTTCGATGGCGTCCGGTGCGACGGCGTGCGATGCGACGACATCCAGCGCGATGGTGTCCGGTGCGGCGGCGTCTGGTGCGACGGCGTGCGACGCGACGACATCCAGCGCGATGGTGCCCGGTGCGGCGGCGTCTGGTGCGACGGCGTGCGACGCGACGACATCCAGCGCGCTGGTGCCCGGTGCGGCGGCGTCTGGTGCGACGGCGTGCGACGCGACGACATCCAGCGCGCTGGTGCCCGGTGCGGCGGCGTCTGGTGCGACGGCGTGCGACGCGACGACATCCAGCGCGATGGTGCCTGGTGCAGTGGCGTCTGGTGCGACGGCGTGCGACGCGACGACATCCAGCGCGATGGTGCCCGGTGCGGCGGCGTCTGGTGCGATGGCGTGCGATGCGACGACATCCAGCGCGATGGTGTCCGGTGCGACGGCGTGCGACGCGACGACATCCAGCGCGATGGTGCCCGGTGCGGCGGCGTCTGGTGCGACGGCGTGTGACGCGACGACATCCAGCGCGATGGTGCTCGGTACGGCGGCGTCTGGTGCGACGGCGTGCGACGCGACGACGTCCAGCGCGATGGTGTCCGGTGCGGCGGTGTCCGGTGCGGCGGCGTCCGGTGCGGCGGCGTCCGGAGCGACGGCGTGCGACGCGACGATATCCAGCGCGATGGTGCCCGGTGCGGCGGCGTCTGGTGCGACGGCGTGCGACGCGGCGACATCCAGCGCGATGGTGCCCGGCACGACGGCATCCGGCGCGATGACGTGCGACGCGACGACATCCAGCGCGCTGGTGTCCGGCACGGCGGCATCCGGCGCGACGACGTGCGGCACGACGACATCCAGCGCGACAACATCCAGCACCGAGGGCGCGATGATGCGTCGCGGGAGCGGCCCGTCGTCGTCGCTCCGGATCCTGGCGGTCGACGACCATCCGTTGAACCGGCTGGCGCTCGCTCGGCAACTGAGCGCGCTCGGCTACGACAGCCGTCTGTGCAGCGACGGCGCGCTGGCGCTGGCCGCCCTGGAGGCCGCGCCGTTCGACGCCGTGCTGACCGACTGCGTGATGCCGGGCATGGACGGCGTGGCGCTCGCGACCGCGATCGGCGCGCATCCCGATCCGCGCGTGCGCGCGACGCCCGTGATCGGCGTCACGGCGCTGGCGGCGCGCGACGAGGTGGCGCGCTGCATCGCGGCCGGGATGGTCGTGTGTCTCGACAAACCGACCCCGCTCGACACGCTGCGGCGCGCGCTGGCCGACGTATGCGCGGGCGGCGGCGGCTTCGATCCCGGGCGGCTCGACAGTGCGGCGCTGCTCGACGGGATCGGCTGCGTGCCGGTGCGCGGCGCATGCCGGCGCGAGTTCCTGGAGGCCTTCGCCTGCGCGCTCGAACACGACCGCGCGACGCTCGAACAACACCTGCGCGGCGTGCTGCCGGGCAACGCGCTGCGCACGTGGTGCCATACCGCGCGCGGTACCTTTGGTCTGTTCGGGCAGCGGCATGTCGACGAGCTGCTCGACGAACTGGAACGCCGGCTCGATGGCGAACCCGATGCGCTGCGCACCGCTGTCGGGGACGTGTTCGCGATGATCCGGCATCTGCAGCATCGCGTCGCATCGGCGGCGGGCGAACGCGACGCCATCGTGGTATCGCGTCAACAGAAAGGAGAATGA
- a CDS encoding zinc-dependent alcohol dehydrogenase family protein, with protein sequence MKALVYHGPGRKSLDERPKPTLLAATDAIVRVTRTTICGTDLHILKGDVPSCEPGRVLGHEGVGVIEQVGAAVESLAPGDHVLISCITSCGRCGYCRRGMYSHCETGGWILGNRIDGTQAEYVRIPHAQASLYRIPSGMDEDALVMLSDILPTGFECGVLNGKVQPGDSVAIVGAGPIGLAALLTAQFYSPARIVMIDPDANRLEIARRFGATDCVDGRDGDPAGAVLRLTEGVGVDCAIEAVGIPATFELCTSIVGPGGIVANVGVHGTKADLHLEQLWDRNVSITTRLVDTISTPMLMKTVRAGRLDPTQLITHRFRLDEIGRAYETFSHAAETHALKVLIEAG encoded by the coding sequence ATGAAAGCACTCGTCTACCACGGCCCCGGTCGCAAGTCGCTCGACGAGCGGCCGAAGCCAACCCTGCTGGCCGCCACCGACGCGATCGTGCGCGTCACGCGCACGACCATCTGCGGCACGGACCTGCACATCCTGAAGGGCGACGTGCCGAGCTGCGAGCCCGGGCGCGTGCTCGGGCACGAGGGTGTCGGCGTGATCGAACAGGTGGGCGCGGCCGTCGAGTCGCTCGCGCCGGGCGATCACGTCCTGATCTCGTGCATCACCTCGTGCGGCCGCTGCGGCTATTGCCGGCGCGGCATGTACTCGCATTGCGAGACGGGCGGCTGGATCCTCGGCAACCGGATCGACGGCACGCAGGCGGAATACGTGCGCATTCCGCACGCGCAGGCGAGCCTGTACCGCATCCCGTCCGGGATGGACGAGGATGCGCTCGTGATGCTGTCCGACATCCTGCCGACCGGCTTCGAATGCGGCGTGCTCAACGGCAAGGTGCAGCCCGGCGATTCGGTCGCGATCGTCGGCGCGGGGCCGATCGGGCTGGCCGCGTTGCTGACGGCGCAGTTTTATTCGCCGGCGCGGATCGTGATGATCGATCCCGATGCGAATCGCCTCGAGATTGCGCGGCGCTTCGGCGCGACCGATTGCGTCGACGGCCGCGACGGCGATCCGGCGGGCGCGGTGCTGCGCCTGACCGAAGGCGTGGGCGTCGATTGCGCGATCGAGGCGGTCGGCATTCCGGCCACCTTCGAGCTGTGCACGTCGATCGTCGGGCCGGGCGGGATCGTCGCGAATGTCGGCGTGCACGGGACCAAGGCGGACCTGCATCTCGAGCAGCTCTGGGATCGCAACGTCTCGATCACGACGCGGCTCGTCGACACCATCAGCACGCCGATGCTGATGAAGACGGTGCGCGCGGGCCGGCTCGACCCGACGCAGTTGATCACCCACCGTTTCCGGCTCGACGAGATCGGGCGCGCGTACGAAACCTTCAGCCACGCGGCCGAGACGCACGCGCTCAAGGTGCTGATCGAGGCCGGTTGA
- a CDS encoding response regulator transcription factor, with protein sequence MKMRVLIADDHPIVLMGIRQVLSQRPDVSIVGEAKDPAALLAALAAQPCDAVITDFAMPGGSASDGLAMLAAIRAGYPATRIIVLTMLTNHALLQIIRDAGAFAVLSKRGGLEELPRAIGQMADDPSSGGPRPAGLGAIPAPQLSPREVEVVRLCASGLTLTDIAQMHGRSIKTVSTHKHNAMNKLGLKSDAELVLYASGSGLA encoded by the coding sequence ATGAAGATGCGTGTACTGATTGCGGATGATCATCCGATCGTGTTGATGGGGATTCGCCAGGTGCTGTCGCAGCGTCCCGACGTGTCGATCGTCGGCGAGGCCAAGGACCCGGCCGCGCTGCTGGCGGCGCTCGCGGCGCAGCCGTGCGATGCCGTGATCACCGATTTCGCGATGCCGGGCGGCTCGGCTTCCGACGGTCTCGCGATGCTGGCCGCGATCCGCGCGGGCTATCCCGCGACGCGGATCATCGTCCTCACGATGCTGACCAATCATGCGTTGCTGCAAATCATTCGCGACGCGGGCGCGTTCGCGGTGCTGAGCAAGCGCGGCGGGCTGGAGGAGCTGCCGCGCGCGATCGGGCAGATGGCCGACGATCCGTCGTCGGGCGGGCCGCGCCCGGCCGGCCTCGGCGCGATCCCCGCGCCGCAACTGAGCCCGCGCGAAGTCGAGGTCGTGCGTTTGTGCGCGAGCGGCCTGACGCTCACCGACATCGCGCAGATGCACGGCCGCAGCATCAAGACTGTCAGCACGCACAAGCACAACGCGATGAACAAGCTCGGCTTGAAGAGCGATGCCGAACTGGTGCTGTACGCGTCCGGCAGCGGGCTCGCGTGA